The Streptomyces sp. Alt3 genome has a segment encoding these proteins:
- a CDS encoding nucleobase:cation symporter-2 family protein gives MAQPATGPAEGPCTTSSTVAGTAVHPVDEKLPPSRLVPAALQHIAAMYAGVVTPPLIIGQAVGLDTAGMTRLIAASLLIAGLATLLQTIGVRRFAGNRLPFVNAASSAGIAPMLAIAETSAPGRQLPTIYGAVIVAGVFCLAVGPFFGRLLRFFPPLVTGVVITLIGVTLMPVPVGWAQGGDATADDFGAMKYLALAAFTLVVILLIQRFGRGFVKQIALLAGMFIGTLAAVPFGLADFSALGSAPVAALPTPFAFGAPEFQPAAILSLCIVMLVLMTESSAGMLALGEICERRTDGPTLTRGLRTDGIATLLGPVFGGFPTSAFAQNVGVVSLTRVRSRYVVAAAGGALLVLGAFPVLGAVVSLVPMPVLGGAGMVLFGSIAVSGIRTLSEAGLDDSSNIILVAVALGAGIIPLAAPAFYAGFPSWAQTVLGSGISAGALVAVLLNLFFHHLGTHSRNAVALKSS, from the coding sequence ATGGCACAGCCTGCAACGGGGCCGGCAGAAGGCCCATGTACCACCTCATCGACCGTCGCCGGCACGGCGGTTCACCCGGTCGACGAGAAGCTTCCGCCCTCGCGGCTGGTCCCCGCCGCACTCCAGCACATCGCCGCCATGTACGCGGGCGTCGTCACCCCTCCGCTCATCATCGGGCAGGCCGTCGGTCTCGACACGGCCGGCATGACCCGCCTGATCGCCGCGAGTCTCCTGATCGCGGGACTCGCCACCCTGCTCCAGACCATCGGAGTCCGCCGCTTCGCGGGCAACCGGCTGCCGTTCGTCAACGCGGCCTCCTCCGCGGGCATCGCGCCGATGCTCGCCATCGCCGAGACCAGCGCTCCCGGCCGCCAACTCCCCACGATCTACGGCGCCGTGATCGTCGCCGGTGTCTTCTGCCTGGCCGTCGGCCCGTTCTTCGGACGGCTGCTGCGCTTCTTCCCGCCCCTGGTCACCGGGGTGGTCATCACCCTCATCGGCGTCACCCTGATGCCCGTGCCGGTGGGCTGGGCCCAGGGAGGCGACGCCACAGCCGACGACTTCGGCGCCATGAAGTACCTCGCGCTCGCCGCGTTCACCCTCGTCGTCATCCTGCTGATCCAGCGCTTCGGGCGCGGCTTCGTCAAGCAGATCGCCCTGCTCGCAGGCATGTTCATCGGCACACTGGCGGCCGTACCGTTCGGCCTCGCCGACTTCTCCGCGCTCGGCTCCGCGCCCGTCGCCGCCCTGCCCACACCCTTCGCCTTCGGCGCGCCCGAGTTCCAGCCCGCCGCGATCCTCTCCCTGTGCATCGTGATGCTGGTGCTGATGACGGAGTCGTCGGCCGGGATGCTGGCCCTCGGCGAGATCTGCGAGCGGCGCACCGACGGCCCCACCCTCACCCGGGGCCTGCGCACCGACGGCATCGCCACCCTTCTCGGCCCGGTCTTCGGAGGCTTCCCGACCAGCGCCTTCGCCCAGAACGTCGGTGTCGTCTCCCTGACGCGGGTGCGCAGCCGCTACGTGGTCGCCGCGGCGGGCGGCGCGCTCCTGGTCCTCGGGGCCTTCCCCGTGCTCGGCGCGGTCGTGTCGCTGGTCCCGATGCCCGTGCTCGGCGGCGCCGGCATGGTCCTGTTCGGCTCGATCGCGGTGAGCGGCATCCGGACGCTGTCCGAGGCCGGGCTGGACGACAGTTCCAACATCATCCTCGTGGCGGTGGCACTCGGCGCGGGCATCATCCCGCTCGCGGCACCCGCCTTCTACGCCGGATTCCCGTCCTGGGCACAGACCGTGCTCGGATCCGGGATCAGCGCGGGAGCGCTCGTCGCGGTCCTGCTCAATCTGTTCTTCCATCATCTCGGCACCCACAGCCGTAACGCTGTGGCACTCAAATCCTCCTAG
- the pucL gene encoding factor-independent urate hydroxylase, with protein MPTILGQNQYGKAENRVVRITRDGDTHHIKDLNVSVALSGDMDDVHYSGSNANVLPTDTTKNTVFAFAKEHGIESAEQFGIHLARHFVSSQEPIEVARIRIEEYAWERIATSDGNSKFIGADEVKHSFVRKGQETRTTQITFDGEKWEVISGLKDLTVMNSTNSEFWGYVKDRYTTLKEAYDRILATDVSARWRYNWTDDEQRMPNWEKSYEQARKHMLQAFAETYSLSLQQTLYQMGSRIINSRSEIDEIRFSLPNNHHFLVDLEPFGLKNDNEVYFAADRPYGLIEATVLRDGVEPKIPVDLTNL; from the coding sequence ATGCCCACGATTCTCGGCCAGAACCAGTACGGCAAAGCAGAGAACCGCGTCGTCAGGATCACGCGGGACGGCGACACCCACCACATCAAGGACCTCAACGTCTCGGTCGCACTCTCCGGCGACATGGACGACGTCCACTACTCCGGCTCCAACGCCAACGTCCTGCCGACCGACACCACCAAGAACACGGTGTTCGCCTTCGCCAAGGAACACGGCATCGAGTCCGCCGAGCAGTTCGGCATACACCTCGCGCGGCACTTCGTCTCCTCGCAGGAGCCGATCGAGGTGGCACGCATCAGGATCGAGGAGTACGCCTGGGAGCGCATCGCGACCTCCGACGGCAACTCGAAGTTCATCGGTGCCGACGAGGTCAAGCACTCCTTCGTCCGCAAGGGCCAGGAGACACGCACCACCCAGATCACCTTCGACGGCGAGAAGTGGGAGGTCATCTCCGGCCTCAAGGACCTCACGGTGATGAACTCCACCAACTCCGAGTTCTGGGGCTACGTCAAGGACAGGTACACGACGCTGAAGGAGGCGTACGACCGCATCCTCGCGACCGACGTCTCCGCCAGGTGGCGCTACAACTGGACCGACGACGAACAGCGCATGCCCAACTGGGAGAAGTCCTACGAGCAGGCGCGCAAGCACATGCTCCAGGCCTTCGCGGAGACCTACTCCCTCTCGCTCCAGCAGACCCTGTACCAGATGGGTTCGCGCATCATCAACAGCCGCAGCGAGATCGACGAGATCCGTTTCTCGCTGCCGAACAACCACCACTTCCTCGTCGATCTGGAGCCGTTCGGCCTCAAGAACGACAACGAGGTGTACTTCGCGGCCGACCGCCCGTACGGCCTCATCGAGGCGACGGTGCTCCGGGACGGCGTCGAGCCGAAGATCCCGGTCGACCTGACCAACCTCTGA
- the uraH gene encoding hydroxyisourate hydrolase has protein sequence MSTDTTASVSTHILDTSTGRPAEAVTVSLAARSGGDAQYVALGGSATDADGRCKDLPALPEGTTHVRLVFDTESYFTAKKQAEAQQDAPRVRDSGAFFPEVAIAFAVTPGEHFHVPLLLNPFGYSVYRGS, from the coding sequence TTGAGCACCGACACCACCGCATCGGTGTCCACCCACATCCTGGACACCAGCACCGGCCGTCCCGCCGAAGCCGTCACCGTCTCCCTGGCCGCCCGCAGCGGCGGCGACGCGCAGTACGTGGCGCTCGGCGGATCCGCGACCGACGCGGACGGGCGCTGCAAAGACCTGCCGGCCCTGCCGGAAGGAACCACCCACGTACGGCTCGTCTTCGACACCGAGTCGTACTTCACCGCGAAGAAGCAAGCCGAGGCGCAGCAGGACGCCCCCCGCGTAAGGGACAGCGGCGCGTTCTTCCCGGAGGTGGCGATCGCGTTCGCCGTCACCCCGGGCGAGCACTTTCACGTACCGCTGCTGCTCAACCCGTTCGGCTACTCCGTTTACCGAGGGAGCTAG
- the uraD gene encoding 2-oxo-4-hydroxy-4-carboxy-5-ureidoimidazoline decarboxylase: MTTSSTPGLARFNTLAAAEATAALHEVCASAAWGDLVLAHRPYAGTEALLSASDAALAELSAEDLAEAMAGHPPIGRPAPGDPASAREQRGMAGASEGLKAQMLELNLAYQERFGHVFLICATGATGEQMRDAVKARIGNSPEQEREIVRTELGKINRIRLTRLVQDS, encoded by the coding sequence GTGACTACGAGCTCCACACCGGGCCTCGCCCGGTTCAACACCCTGGCGGCCGCTGAGGCCACAGCCGCGCTGCACGAGGTCTGTGCCAGTGCGGCGTGGGGAGACCTCGTCCTCGCCCACCGGCCGTACGCCGGAACCGAAGCCCTGCTCTCCGCGAGCGACGCCGCCCTGGCCGAGCTCTCCGCGGAGGACCTGGCCGAGGCGATGGCCGGCCATCCGCCGATCGGCCGCCCCGCGCCCGGGGATCCGGCCTCCGCCCGTGAGCAGCGGGGGATGGCCGGTGCGTCCGAGGGTCTGAAGGCGCAGATGCTCGAACTCAACCTGGCCTACCAGGAGCGGTTCGGACACGTCTTCCTGATCTGTGCCACCGGAGCCACCGGTGAGCAGATGCGCGACGCGGTGAAGGCCCGGATCGGGAACTCGCCCGAGCAGGAACGCGAGATCGTCCGCACCGAGCTGGGCAAGATCAACCGCATCCGGCTGACCCGCCTCGTACAGGACTCCTGA
- a CDS encoding helix-turn-helix domain-containing protein, whose product MTVPADHPLVTAVKPLVDAMGAELLDPGQATTEDVVLVWEGVDVMAVRLPQLSESLDHILTAMERRHGMPLAELDRKAKQGVVRTLEARGAFSVRHGVETVAGALGVSRFTVYNYLNRDNPAKGE is encoded by the coding sequence GTGACCGTACCGGCCGACCACCCGCTGGTCACCGCCGTGAAGCCGCTGGTCGACGCCATGGGCGCCGAGCTGCTCGACCCCGGGCAGGCCACCACCGAGGACGTCGTGCTCGTCTGGGAGGGCGTGGACGTCATGGCGGTGCGGCTCCCGCAGCTCTCCGAATCGCTCGACCACATCCTGACCGCGATGGAGCGGCGGCACGGAATGCCACTGGCCGAGCTGGACCGCAAGGCCAAGCAGGGAGTGGTGCGCACCCTTGAGGCACGCGGTGCCTTCTCCGTGCGACACGGAGTGGAGACCGTGGCCGGCGCGCTCGGCGTCAGCCGCTTCACCGTCTACAACTACCTGAACCGTGACAATCCGGCCAAGGGTGAGTAG
- a CDS encoding TIM barrel protein yields the protein MGFSDQRFDVNLSILFTELPLLERPAAAAAAGFTAVELWWPWIETPTPAQTELDALKKALDDAGTRLVGLNFYAGRLPGPDRGALSLPGEESDRFRANIDVAADFAASVGCEALNALYGNRVEGVDAAAQDELALENLVLAARAADRIGATLLIETLNDTESPLYPLVSAPAGVEVVDRVNEATGLGNATFLLDLYHLSMNGEDLSQVIKTYAAKTGHVQIADNPGRGAPGTGSLPLERLLDELTEAGYDGRVGLEYKPGDRPSAEAFDWLPAEHRPAR from the coding sequence ATGGGCTTCTCGGACCAGCGCTTCGATGTGAACCTCTCGATCCTCTTCACCGAACTCCCGCTCCTGGAGCGTCCGGCGGCGGCAGCCGCCGCGGGCTTCACCGCGGTCGAGCTCTGGTGGCCCTGGATCGAGACCCCCACCCCGGCGCAGACCGAGCTCGACGCCCTGAAGAAGGCGCTCGACGACGCGGGAACGCGGCTGGTGGGACTGAACTTCTACGCGGGCCGGCTCCCCGGCCCCGACCGCGGGGCACTCTCGCTGCCCGGCGAGGAGTCGGACCGCTTCCGCGCCAACATCGACGTGGCGGCGGACTTCGCGGCCTCGGTCGGCTGCGAGGCGCTCAACGCGCTGTACGGCAACCGCGTCGAGGGCGTGGACGCGGCAGCCCAGGACGAACTCGCCCTGGAGAACCTGGTCCTGGCCGCCCGCGCGGCCGACAGGATCGGGGCGACCCTCCTGATCGAGACCCTCAACGACACGGAGTCGCCGCTCTACCCGCTGGTGAGCGCACCGGCCGGCGTCGAGGTGGTCGACCGCGTGAACGAGGCGACGGGCCTGGGCAACGCCACGTTCCTGCTGGACCTCTACCACCTGTCGATGAACGGCGAGGACCTCAGCCAGGTGATCAAGACGTACGCCGCGAAGACCGGCCACGTCCAGATCGCCGACAACCCGGGCCGGGGCGCGCCCGGCACCGGCTCGCTCCCCCTGGAGCGGCTCCTCGACGAGCTGACCGAGGCCGGTTACGACGGCCGGGTCGGCCTGGAGTACAAGCCGGGCGACCGCCCGAGCGCGGAGGCCTTCGACTGGCTCCCCGCCGAGCACCGGCCGGCCCGTTGA
- a CDS encoding 2-hydroxy-3-oxopropionate reductase translates to MSSNLPKVAWIGLGIMGSPMSENLVEAGYQVTGHTLEQDKIDRLVAAGGKGAASIAEAVRDADVVITMVPASPQVEAIAYGPDGILENAREGALLIDMSSITPQTSVDLARNAKEKGIRVLDAPVSGGEAGAVEAVLSIMVGGEQSDFDAAKPLLDALGRTIVLCGPHGSGQTVKAANQLIVAVNIQACAEAVVFLEKSGVDLGAALDVLNGGLAGSTVLTRKKDNFLKRDFAPGFRIDLHHKDMGIVTDAARNVGAALPVGGVVAQLVASLRAQGDGGLDHSALLRSVERLSGSQV, encoded by the coding sequence ATGAGCAGCAACCTCCCCAAGGTCGCCTGGATCGGGCTCGGCATCATGGGCTCCCCCATGTCCGAGAATCTGGTCGAGGCCGGATACCAGGTGACCGGCCACACCCTGGAGCAGGACAAGATCGACCGTCTCGTCGCGGCGGGCGGCAAGGGCGCCGCCTCCATCGCGGAGGCCGTCCGTGACGCCGACGTCGTCATCACGATGGTCCCGGCCTCCCCGCAGGTCGAGGCGATCGCCTACGGCCCCGACGGCATCCTGGAGAACGCCCGCGAGGGCGCCCTGCTGATCGACATGTCCTCGATCACGCCGCAGACCTCCGTGGACCTGGCGAGGAACGCGAAGGAGAAGGGCATCCGCGTGCTGGACGCCCCGGTCTCCGGCGGTGAGGCCGGTGCGGTCGAGGCCGTGCTGTCCATCATGGTCGGCGGCGAGCAGAGCGACTTCGACGCCGCGAAGCCGCTCCTCGACGCGCTCGGCAGGACCATCGTGCTGTGCGGGCCCCACGGGTCCGGCCAGACGGTGAAGGCCGCCAACCAGCTGATCGTCGCGGTCAACATCCAGGCCTGCGCCGAGGCCGTGGTCTTCCTGGAGAAGTCCGGGGTCGACCTGGGCGCCGCGCTCGACGTCCTGAACGGAGGACTCGCCGGCTCGACGGTCCTGACCCGCAAGAAGGACAACTTCCTCAAGCGGGACTTCGCCCCGGGCTTCCGGATCGACCTGCACCACAAGGACATGGGCATCGTCACGGACGCCGCCCGCAACGTCGGCGCCGCCCTGCCCGTCGGCGGGGTCGTGGCCCAGCTGGTCGCCTCACTGCGCGCCCAGGGCGACGGCGGACTCGACCACTCGGCGCTGCTGCGCTCGGTCGAGCGGCTCTCCGGCTCCCAGGTCTGA
- a CDS encoding catalase — MSQRVLTTESGAPVADNQNSATASAGGPLLVQDQHLLEKLARFNRERIPERVVHARGSGAYGYFEVTDDVTGFTSADFLSEVGRRTETFIRFSTVADSLGGADAVRDPRGFALKFYTNEGNYDLVGNNTPVFFIKDPIKFPDFIHSQKRDPFTGRQEPDNVWDFWANSPEATHQITWLMGDRGIPASYRHMNGFGSHTYQWTNTEGEAFFVKYHFRTNQGVRSLSAEQGAEQVGKDANSHQTDLLQAIERGVNPSWTLHVQVMPAAEAADYRFNPFDVTKVWPHADYPLQRVGRLVLDRNPDNVFAEVEQAAFSPNNFVPGIGPSPDRMLQGRLFAYADAQRYRLGINHTQLPVNAPKAAVVDNYGRDGLHATRYGSRQDKNYEPNSYAGPAQTGQALAAPTAVHGWTGTHEAPAHTKDDDFFQAGELYRLMSADERNRLVANIAGGLSQVTRDDVIEKNLAHFHAADADYGKRVEEAVRALRED, encoded by the coding sequence ATGTCCCAGCGTGTGCTCACGACCGAGTCAGGCGCCCCGGTCGCCGACAACCAGAACTCCGCCACGGCCAGCGCCGGCGGGCCGCTCCTCGTCCAGGACCAGCACCTGCTGGAGAAGCTCGCCCGCTTCAACCGTGAGCGCATCCCGGAGCGCGTGGTCCACGCCCGCGGCTCCGGCGCGTACGGCTACTTCGAGGTGACGGACGACGTCACCGGCTTCACCAGCGCCGACTTCCTCTCCGAGGTGGGCCGCCGCACCGAGACGTTCATCCGCTTCTCCACCGTCGCCGACTCCCTGGGCGGCGCCGACGCCGTACGCGACCCCCGCGGCTTCGCGCTGAAGTTCTACACGAACGAGGGCAACTACGACCTCGTCGGCAACAACACCCCGGTCTTCTTCATCAAGGACCCGATCAAGTTCCCCGACTTCATCCACTCCCAGAAGCGCGACCCCTTCACGGGCCGCCAGGAGCCGGACAACGTCTGGGACTTCTGGGCGAACTCCCCCGAGGCGACGCACCAGATCACCTGGCTGATGGGTGACCGCGGGATCCCCGCCTCGTACCGCCACATGAACGGCTTCGGCTCGCACACGTACCAGTGGACGAACACGGAGGGCGAGGCCTTCTTCGTCAAGTACCACTTCAGGACCAACCAGGGTGTGCGCTCGCTCTCCGCCGAGCAGGGCGCCGAACAGGTCGGCAAGGACGCCAACTCGCACCAGACGGACCTGCTCCAGGCCATCGAGCGGGGCGTCAACCCGTCCTGGACGCTGCACGTGCAGGTGATGCCTGCCGCCGAGGCCGCGGACTACCGGTTCAACCCGTTCGACGTCACCAAGGTGTGGCCGCACGCCGACTACCCGCTCCAGCGGGTCGGCCGTCTGGTGCTGGACCGCAACCCGGACAACGTCTTCGCCGAGGTGGAGCAGGCGGCGTTCTCCCCGAACAACTTCGTTCCCGGCATCGGCCCGTCCCCGGACAGGATGCTCCAGGGCCGGCTGTTCGCCTACGCCGACGCGCAGCGCTACCGCCTGGGCATCAACCACACCCAGCTCCCGGTCAACGCGCCGAAGGCGGCCGTCGTCGACAACTACGGCCGCGACGGTCTGCACGCGACCCGCTACGGCTCGCGCCAGGACAAGAACTACGAGCCCAACTCCTACGCCGGTCCCGCGCAGACCGGACAGGCGCTGGCCGCCCCGACCGCGGTCCACGGCTGGACGGGCACGCACGAGGCGCCCGCCCACACCAAGGACGACGACTTCTTCCAGGCCGGCGAGCTCTACCGGCTGATGTCGGCGGACGAGAGGAACCGCCTGGTCGCCAACATCGCCGGTGGCCTCTCCCAGGTCACCCGTGACGATGTCATCGAGAAGAACCTCGCTCACTTCCACGCCGCCGACGCCGACTACGGCAAGCGCGTGGAGGAGGCCGTCCGCGCACTGCGCGAGGACTGA
- a CDS encoding DUF6083 domain-containing protein: protein MGDTEYDASCPDRPDGDHDHLTAAFHALLEGATAPRPPAPPECPFCELPQDRYATDHAGHWVLLEPRILVPAHTVPPRRRWIITSTGTALNLWDAEPLPGAMCRIPHRIACPCLEPEDHWPWMTALRHHNGRRAQRLFDLPGEDLPDTG, encoded by the coding sequence ATGGGGGACACCGAGTACGACGCGTCCTGCCCGGACCGGCCCGACGGCGACCATGACCATCTGACAGCAGCCTTCCACGCGCTCCTCGAAGGCGCCACCGCCCCCCGGCCACCGGCGCCACCCGAGTGCCCGTTCTGCGAACTCCCGCAGGACCGGTACGCCACCGACCACGCCGGGCACTGGGTCCTCCTGGAGCCCCGCATCCTCGTCCCGGCCCACACCGTCCCCCCTCGGCGGCGGTGGATCATCACCTCGACCGGGACCGCGCTGAACCTGTGGGACGCGGAGCCGCTGCCCGGCGCGATGTGCCGCATCCCGCACCGCATCGCCTGCCCGTGCCTGGAGCCCGAGGACCACTGGCCGTGGATGACGGCCCTGCGACACCACAACGGGCGACGCGCGCAGCGCCTGTTCGACCTCCCCGGTGAGGACCTCCCGGACACGGGCTGA